The nucleotide sequence GCGAGAGGCAGCGAAAGTTTTTGGCCAGGCGGGCAGAATCGTGGCGCGACGTTGCCGCGAGTGTCGAAACGCAACTCAAGCGGGACGGTGTGGCGCGGCGCTCCTCCCTCCTGCTCAAATCACGCTTCAGTACAGCGGAAATCGCCGGGGCGGTCGAGAAGCTGGCAGCCAAATGTGACATTATTCCAGCCGGTGAACTGGTTGCGGACGCCGGATGGTGGAATGCGATCCGCCAACGAGCCACGACCGCGATTGACGGCGAGCACAAGGCGCATTCCGACCATGCTGGCCTGCCGCTGAGTTCGCTTCGGACTGCGCTAGGGGGTGAACTTCCTTTGCCGGAAGTTTTCGACGCGCTCGTGGCGGATTTGTGCCGGACAGAATTTGTACCGGTGGGCGTCGCCATCAAACGTGCGACGCATCGGCCCGCGTTGCCACCGGCGCTCCAAGCCGCCGGCGCGAAGTTGCGAGCGGTCCTGGAGGACAGACCATTGGATCCGCCGTCGCGCAAAGAATTGGCCCAGGACGCGCCGACACAACAAGCGCTGCGTTTCCTCATTCAAAGTGGCGAAGCGATTGAAGTGAACGCTGAACTCGTGATGGGCGCTAAGGCAGTGGCTGGGGCGACGGAGATCATCCGAAATTATTTGCGCGAACACCACAAAGCAACTGTGAGTGAACTGCGTCAGGCGCTCGGCACCAGCCGCCGCGTCGTCGTGCCGCTCCTGGAGAAACTGGACCGCGACGGATTAACCCAGCGACAGGGTGATCAACGCGTGTTGCGGCCGCAAAACATTTCGAAATGAGGGTTTGCCTTCTATTCGCGGTTGGTTAGGGTCGTGCACATGGAAGCCACACATTCCATCAGCCTTCGCAATCTCCGCTTCAATACCCGAAACAATGTTCGCTCGTTATCCGGGCCAGCTTTGGGGAGGCTCTTGTCGCTTCTCGCCCTTGCTACTTGGCTGGTGTTTCTGACGCCAGTCAATGCCTCGCCTGCGGGCGCGGCGTATGCGACTTTGGAAAAAGAGTTTCAAGCAGCACAGCAGGAGTACTTCAAAGCGTATGGCGCTGCCAAGACCGACGCAGAGCGCCAGCAGGTGGCGGTGAAATATCCGGATTCGCAGATGTTTGCCGCACGTTTTTTGGAGCTGGCAGAGAAAAATCCCAAGGACCCGGCAGCCGTTGACGCGCTGGTTTGGGTCGCCACGCGGGGCCGTGCTGGCCCGGCATTCGATAAAGCTTTGGACATCCTGAATCGCGAACACCTGCAGAGCGAGAAGATCGGCACGGTTTGCCAGAGTCTGGTTTACTCCGATTCCAAGGCCGCGGAACGACTGCTGCGCGGCGTGATGGAAGAAAATACTCATCACGAAGCGCAAGGGCAGGCGACGTTGAGTCTGGGGCAGTTTCTCAATCGCCGCTCAAAAATGAATGCTTCCGTAGCTGAGAGCAAGGAACCCGAGAAGCTGTTTGAATTGGTGGTTGCGAAATATGCCGACGTTAAAGGCTATCGCGGCACGTTGGCTGATCTCGCCACGGCGGAGTTGTTTGAAATCCGCAATCTCGGCGTCGGCAAGGTGGCGCCCGAGATTGAAGGCGAAGATGTTGAGGGCAAGCATTTCAAACTGAGCGAGTATCGCGGCAAGGTGGTGGTGATTGATTTCTGGGGCGATTGGTGAGGGCCTTGCCGGGCCATGTACCCGCAC is from Verrucomicrobiota bacterium and encodes:
- a CDS encoding redoxin domain-containing protein encodes the protein MEATHSISLRNLRFNTRNNVRSLSGPALGRLLSLLALATWLVFLTPVNASPAGAAYATLEKEFQAAQQEYFKAYGAAKTDAERQQVAVKYPDSQMFAARFLELAEKNPKDPAAVDALVWVATRGRAGPAFDKALDILNREHLQSEKIGTVCQSLVYSDSKAAERLLRGVMEENTHHEAQGQATLSLGQFLNRRSKMNASVAESKEPEKLFELVVAKYADVKGYRGTLADLATAELFEIRNLGVGKVAPEIEGEDVEGKHFKLSEYRGKVVVIDFWGDW